The genomic interval CAGAACCAGGATTATCCCGAGCCAAAGGTCGTGCTGTTCACCAATGCGGTCAACACCGCCTGCGGCGCCGCAGATGCGAGCACTGGGCCATTCTACTGCCCCGGCGACCGCCAGGTTTACATCGACCTCAGCTTTTACGACCAGCTGCGCGACGAATTCGGCGCGCCCGGCGATTTCGCGCAGGCCTATGTGCTGGCCCACGAAATCGGCCACCACGTACAAAACATCACCGGCGTGCTGCCCGAGTTCAATCGCCGTCGCCAGTCGATGAGCACGGAACAGGCCAATGCCTATTCGGTGCGCGTCGAGCTACAGGCCGATTGCTATGCGGGTGTGTGGGCCAATTATGCCGGTCAGGAAGATCTGCTCGACAACGGCGATATCGAAGAAGCGCTGAACGCGGCCGAACAGATCGGCGACGATACGCTGCAAAAGCGCATGCAGGGCTTTGCCGTGCCAAAGACCTTCAATCACGGCACGTCCGCCCAGCGCAAAACCTGGTTCGAACGTGGCTACGCCAACGGCAACCCCGGCGACTGCGACACGTTCTCGGGCAATGTTTGAGTTTTCTCACCTCTCCCCACAAGCACAGTGCTGCCCTCGGACTTGATCCGAGGGCCTCTGTCAGGCTTGCGCATTTGGAGAGTGGTCCTCGGATCAAGTCCGAGGACAGCGTAGCGGGTGGGAACTATCCCAGAACCAATCAGGCCGCAGTCGGTGCGACGTATTCCGGCTTCTGCTCAAGGCCCTTCTGGGCGCGGACGTGGTTCATGAACCGCGTGAACAGGTAGTGGCTGTCGCGTGGGCCGGGGCTGGCTTCGGGGTGGTACTGCACCGAGAAGATCGGCTTGCCGTCAACGCTGAGGCCGGCATTGGAATTGTCGAACAGCGAGATGTGGGTCTCGGTGACGCCGGCAGGCAGGCTGGCCTTGTCCACGGCAAAGCCGTGGTTCATCGAGGTGATTTCCACCTTGCCGGTGGTCAGGTCCTTGACCGGATGGTTGGCGCCGTGATGGCCCTGATGCATCTTGGACGTGGTGCCGCCCAGCGCCAGGCCGAGCAACTGGTGACCAAGGCAGATGCCGAACACGGGCTTGCCGGTGTTCATCAGCTTCTGGATGGTCGGCACGGCATATTTGCCGGTCGCGGCTGGATCGCCGGGGCCGTTGGAGAGGAAAATGCCGTCCGGATTGTGCGACAGCACATCTTCAGCGGTCGCCGTTGCCGGAACCACGGTCACCTTGGCGCCCTGATCGGCGAGGCACCGCAGGATGTTGCGCTTGGCGCCGTAGTCGATTGCGACGATGTGGAATTCTGGCTTGTCGAGCGTGCCGTAGCCTTCGTTCCACACCCAGCCGGTCTGGTCCCAGTGGTAGGTCTGGGCAGTGGTGACTTCCTTGGCGAGGTCGAGACCCTCAAGGCCGGGGAAGGCATTGAGTTCGGCCTTGATCGAGGCTTCGTCGAACTGGCCGGTTGGCTCATGGGCGACGACGCCGTTGGGCATGCCGTTCTCGCGGATCAGCGCGGTCAGGGCGCGGGTGTCAACGCCGGCAATGCCGACAATGTTGCGCTTCTTGAGCCAGGCGTCGAGCTTCTCGATCGAGCGATAGTTCGATGGGTTGGTGATGTCGGCCTTGAGCACGACGCCGCGCACGCCAGACAGAGCGGCCATGTTGACCGTCTCGATGTCTTCGTCATTGGCGCCGACATTGCCGATATGGGGGAAGGTGAAGGTGATGATCTGGCCCGCATAGGAGGGGTCGGTCAGCACTTCCTGGTAGCCGGTCATGGCGGTGTTGAAGCACACTTCGCCAGCGGCATGACCCACTGCGCCGATACCGCGGCCTTCCAGGCGCGTACCGTCTGCCAGAATCAGAACTGCGGTCGCGGGGGATTGCTGCCAGCCGGTCACGGTGGGCCTCCAAAGTTGGTTTCAGGTGCTCGCGCGGTCAGACCGGCAAAGTCTTGCAACTTTTCCTCGGGCTTCTCGCTGCGATGTCGATTGAGGCCTCTCCTTAGAAGCCTGAGCGTGGCAGCGCAAGTGGCGCGAGCCGCTTATTGCGCCTATATGGGGCCAAGAAAACGCATAGCAAGAGGACAAAACCCATGCGCGAACAGTTTAGCGAAGAGCTCAAAACGGCTCTCAAAGCCCGCGATCAGCGGCGTACTGCGACGCTGCGTGCCATTACCGCGGCCGTCAAAGACAAGGATATCGCGATCCGTCAGGAGAATCGCGGGCCAGCGACCAATGAGGAAATCCTCGCCATCGTGCAGAAGATGGTCAAGCAGCGCGAAGAGAGCTTTGCCATCTATGCGCAGGCCGGTCGCGCCGACCTCGCCACGGTGGAAAAGGAAGAAATCGACATCCTCAACGAGTTCCTGCCCAAGGGATTGTCGGACGAAGAAGTCGATGCCGCGATTGCTGCCGCCATCGTTTCGAGCGGTGCCGAAGGCCCCAAGGACATGGGCAAGGTCATTGCCCAGCTCAAGATCGACTACCCGGGCCGGATCGATTTCGGCAAGGCAAGCGGCAAGGTGCGCGCGGCGCTGGCCGGTTGATCAGGCGATAAGACGCATGGGGGTAGCGGCAACGCGATTGCGGCCGCTGCCCTTGGCCTTGTAGAGGCCATCATCGGCGCGATTGAGCACCGATGAGAACGACTCACCAGCGCCGCTGGTGGCGACGCCCACGCTGACGGTGGCCAGAATGATCTGCGATGCGGTGACGGCCGGGGATGCCTCAAGATCGGCGCGTACGCTTTCGGCGACCGATTTGGCATAGTCGATATTGGCCGCTGGCAGGATGGCGCAGAACTCCTCGCCGCCGATACGGGCAACGATATCCTCAGGGCGCAGATTCTGCAGTAGGATCAGGGCGAAATGACGGATCACAGCGTCACCGCCGGCGTGGCCCTGACGGTCGTTGATCTGCTTAAAGTGATCGATATCAAACATCAGCACGGCAATACCCGAAGATAACTCGTTGCCATCGAAGCGATCGAACAAGGCGCGGCGGTTCAGCAGGCCGGTCATGGAATCGGTCAGGGCTTCATCGCGGTGGCGACGGGTAGCGCGCGATTGGCCCATCGTAATGGAGAGGGCGCCTAGACAGGTGACGCCGATAATGGCCATGATGGAATTGACCTGCTCGGCCCAGTTGCTGGGTGGCTCGGTCAAAACGAGGTGCCCCTCGATCAATAGGACAATGCAGCAGGCGAAAAAGGACAGGCTGGTAAGCACGAAAATGGCAGAGCCGAGAATAAGCGGCAGCGGCGCTTCTTTACGCCCCAGCCAGTACTCGCGGCCCGACAGCAGCATGAAGATGCCGCACCACAGGTTCAGCGTCATCGTGCCGATGCCGGAATAGCCAAAGATCAGCGGAATGGCGACGCTGGCCACTGACGCTGTGCCAAGGCCCAAAGACCAGCCAGTCGAAATTATGCCGGTGCGGAACTGGCAGGTGCCGACGTAAATCAGCGCCATGCCGGCGACCAGCATGCTGAATGTGGAGAGTTGAACGATTGTATCGTAGCGGTCGCCCAGCATGCCGAAGGCAGCCAGATAGACGATGACGAGGGCCATGCCGGCGGCCCAGCTGCGCAGATAGCTATCCTGACGCGCGTTTAGCCAGCTGATGAACAGCGTAAGCATCATCGCGGCCGTGGCGAATGCCAGAGCAAAAACCAAGGATGCGTTGTCGATCATTGCCCAGCCCGCTTCATCCCGCTTTTGCCAGTAGTTTGCAGCAAAACTCGAAAAGAAAAGTTTCCTAGCGGTAATGAGACCCTGAAAGGTGACTAAACGGTTAGTTTTGGCGCTTGTACCACGCGCTATTGTGCAGGACGCGGCAGCGGCGCGGGCGAGCGCAGCTCCTGCCAATAGGACCAGATCGCGACGAAAACCGCGATAATCAGCGCGGCGGTGCCGATGAGGGGCAGTTCGCGGTAGCCGAAGCCGTTCTCAAGCAGGTTGGCGCCCAACACAGCGCCGATGGCGATGCCGACGTTAAAGCCTGTGGGTATCAAAGCCGAGGCCAGATTGGGCGCATCGCCCGCCCATGCCAGCACACGTGATTGTACCGGAGAACCGAAAGCGAAGTTCACGCCGCCCCAGAAGACGACAACCACGGCCATAATCATGGGGTATGGGCTGGCCAGATAGAGGAGGGCGAAGGCGACGGCCTGCGTCGTCAGAATGACGATCAGCGACGGCATCAGCTTCCAGTCGGCGAGGCGGCCGCCGATGAAGACACCGATGGTGGAGCCGACGCCGTAGAGCAGCAGCACCCACGGCACGATATTGGTATCGAGCAGGGTCACTTCACGCAGCAGGGGGGCGATATAGGTAAAGAGGCTGTACTGCCCGATCATCACCAGAATGACGATGATCAGGGAGGTCACGATCTGCTGGCGGCCGAGCGCCTTGAATTCGCGCAGGAAGCTGCCGCCCGTGCTGGATTGCCCCGTCTTGGCCGGCAGAAACAAAGCGATTGCGAGCGTCGCGACCAGACCCAATGCGCCGACGGCCCAGAAGGTGGCGCGCCAGCCAAAGGCATTGCCGATAGCAGTGCCGCCGGGAACGCCCAGAATATTGGAGACGGTAAGGCCGGAAAGGATCAGCGCTACAGCAAAGCCGCGCTTGTCGGCGGGAACGAGGTTGACCGCAACGATAGCCGCAATGCCGAAATAGGTGCCGTGCACCACCGACACTAGCACACGGGCCCACATCAACAGCTCAAAGCTTGGTGCCAGTGCGCACAGTGCCTGTCCGAAGGTAAAGACGCCGCCCAGCAGCAGGATCAGCGTCTTGCGCGTCAGCTTCTTGGTCGCCACCGCCAAAAGGGGACCACCAATCGCGATGCCGATGGCATAGCCCGTGATCAGGTAACCCGCGACGGGGATGGTCACGCCGAGGCCGTCAGCGACCTCGGGCAGCACGCCGGCAATGACAAATTCAGCTGTGCCAAAAGCAAAGGCAGCAAGGAACAAAGCGAGCAGGGGGAGCGACATGAAACAAACCGCAGACGCGGGCCTCGATTAAAGCGGTCTCAAACCACGTGCCCGGCTCGACCGCAACCAACAAAATAACCAGCCGATATAGATAAACTGAACCCAAGTTGCCGCTTGGCAGTTTCGTCGCCTGCGCTAATGTATCCGAATAGACCGGCGGGTCTTGCCGCCCTGGAGAGTGAACATGACTGTATCTGCTGAGACGAAGCAACGCGTTGCGCTGGCCACGGCGTTGCGTGGGGTGCTGATGCTGCTGGCCGGGATCTACGCGATCATCTGGCCGGCCGAGGCGCTCACCGTTCTGGTGCTGGCCGGTGGCATCCTGCTGATCGTCGACGGTGCACTGGGCCTGTGGAGTCTGACCTTTGGCGGCGGCAAGAGCGGCAATTACTGGTTCGACGTTGTCTCCAACGCGCTGTCGCTGATTCTGGGCATTCTAATCCTGATCAGCCCGTTACTCGCGACCATCTTCACCGTCGCCTTCATGGCCAGCCTTGTCGGTATCGCGGCGCTGGTTGTCGGTGTGATGCAAATCGTGGTGATCACTCGCGAGCGTGAGCACTATGCCCGAATCTGGCCGGTGGTGCTGTCGGGCGTCTCCTACATCCTGCTCGGTCTCGTCTTCCTGTTCTTCCCACTGCTCAGCGCCACCATCGCCGTAATCATGGGCGGCGTGCTGCTGGTGTTCTTCTCGTTCGGCCTGTTCGGCTGGGCCTGGCGTCTCTATCAGCGCAGCAAGGTCGCTTAAGCGGCTGCGGCGCGTTCAGCCAGGGTCTCGCGTTCCAGCTCGGCGTTGATCGTGGCGCCGAGCACGACAATCAGCGCAGAGTTGTACATCCAGAGCAGCAGCACGATGGCAGTGGCCAGCGAGCCGAAGGTGGCTTCGAAATTGCCCAAGCTCTCGACGTAAAACGAAAAGATGGCGCAGGTGGCGAGCCAGAGCAGGCTTGCCACCATGGCGCCGGGCCAGATCCAACGGGCGCGCTTGGCCTTGCGGTCTGGCGCGAAGCGATAAAAGGCGGCGATGCCGAGCACGCCAAGGATCAGCAGCAGCGGCCAGCGCAGCAGCAGGATCGGGACCTGGCTGGCGCCCAGCCAGGGTAGGCTGGCAAAATAGGCTGGGATCAAAGCCACCAGGGTCAGCACCACGATCATGCCGAGGCCCGCAACCAGCGTCGTGACGATGGATACGCCGACAGCGGCGACAATGCCGCGTTTCTCCGGCTCGGCACGGGTCTGGGAGGTGGCGAAGATCAGCGCCGCCACGCCGCGCGATCCGCTCCAGACCGCGATGACAAAGGACAACAGCAGACCAAAACCCAGCCCGGCGCGGGGCTGGTTGATCAGAGCCGACATCTGCCCGGCCAACAATTCAAGCGCCGGCTGTGGGATCAGGCCTTCAAGGCGGTCGACGATATCGGCGAGAAACCCCGCATTGGCGAACAGGCCAAACAGCAGCACGATGGTCGCGACGGCCGGGAACAGCGACAGAAAGCCAAAATAAGCGACCCCGGCGCAGCGCATGGACGTATCCATCCGGGCCATCGCCTTGGTGGTGCGCCAGACGACACGCCGCCAACGCCGACGAAGGCTTCGTGGCGATGACTGGGTGAGGGGCGGCGCTAAAGTATCGGTCATGTTGGTCAACGTCGCTGACGCGGTCGAGTTGCCGCTAGTGATAGATCACGTTGATTCCCGCCACGCTGTCGTCCTTGCGATAGACGGTACCCTCTGCTGGCGCCTGCAATTCGATATTGCCGAAGCCGTCCCAGCGCGGGTCAAGGTCCGCAGCGACGCCGACCGAGAAAAAGCTCGTGGCATCGTCTGGCAGCTCGTCGCGGGCCGGAACGAGGGCGGCCTGGGTGTTGGCGCCGGTGGTTGCGCCGCAATCGCGGGAAAAGACTACAAGGTCGAACTTATCATCGAGCGAGGTCAGTCGGCTATGCTGTTCTGTGACACAAGGCGGGATCAGGCTGCCGAGATACCAGAGGCCGCCGCCGATCAGCAGGGCGGGGACGGCGGTGAACAGGACAAACAGGCGGAGTGAAAATCTGGCTCTGTTTGTCACCGGTAAAAACCCCGCTGTGGAAAAACTGGCGGCTCGTGACTCGGACGCCGATAGTGCATACTTAGCATCTCATGCGCTTTTCAGATCAGTTTCTCGACGAGATCCGTCAACGCCTGCCGATAACGCAGGTGGTGGGCGAGCACGTGCTTTGGGACAAGCGCAAGAGCCAGCCTGCCAAGGGCGACATGTGGGCCTGCTGCCCGTTTCACGGCGAGAAGAGCCCGAGCTTTCACGCCGATGACCGGCGCGGCATCTATCACTGCTTTGGCTGTGGTGTGTCCGGCGATCACTTCCGGTTTTTGACAGAAAAGGCAGGGATGAGCTTTCCCGAGGCCGTCGAAAAACTGGCCGGCATGGCTGGGGTGCCGATGCCGGCACGCGACGAGCGGCAGGAAAAGCGCGAGGCCGAACGCAAGAGCCTGATCGACGTCATGGAACTGGCGACGAAGTATTTCGAGGCAGCCCTGCAGCACAATATCGGGGCGCGGGCGCGCGGCTATCTGCTCGAGCGCGGCGTGTCCTCGCAGAGCCAGACGCGATTCCGCATCGGCTTTGCTCCCGATAGCCGCAATGGGCTCAAGGAGCATCTGGCGCAAAACGGCGTGTCGGCGCAGGACATGATCGACACAGGTCTGGTCGCGAGCCGCGAAGGGGATGCGCTGACCTATGATCGGTTCCGCAACCGCGTGATGTTCCCGATCACCGATTTCCGTGGCCGGGTCATCGCCTTTGGCGGCCGGGCTATGTCTGCAGACGTGCCGGCGAAATATCTCAACTCGCCCGAGACTGAACTCTTTCACAAACGGCAGACGCTCTATAATGGCCAGACCGCCCGGCAGGCTGCGCGCGATGGCAGCACTGTCGTCGTGGTGGAAGGCTATCTCGACGTGATCGCTGCGGTCAGCGCTGGCTTTGAGGGTACGGTTGCGCCGCTGGGCACGGCACTGACCGAGGAACATCTGCAGCTGCTGTGGCGCATGTCGCCGGACCCGGTGCTATGCTTTGACGGCGACAAGGCCGGGATCAAGGCGGCTGAGCGGACAGCGGACATCGTAATGCCGCACCTCAAGCCCGGCTTTACGGTGCGGATCGCGACCCTGCCCGAGGGGCAGGACCCTGACGATCTGATCAAGGCGCAGGGCAGGGGCGCCTTTGCCGATGTCATCGACCGGGCGCGCAGTTTGTCGGATGTGATCTGGAGCATGGAAACCGGCGGATTGGTGCCGGAAACGCCGGAAGCGCGTGCGGCTTTGCAGGCGCGGCTCCGCGAGCGGGCCAATTCGATCCAGGATAGCTCGGTGCGATTCCACTATTCGCAGGCGTTCGACGAAAAGCTGCGGGCATTCCTTGCGCCCGTGCGACAGAATCGCTTCGAGCCACGCGGCGGACAGCCGCGCTATGGCCAGAGCGGGGCCTATGGCTATCCCTCTCGGGGCACTCCACGTCTCGTCGTTTCCGACACGTTGCGCAATTCGCGGCTGTTGAAGCCGGGCACGATGGCGGACGCTACCCCGCGTGAGGCGACGATCATCACCAGCTTGGTGAATCACCCGGCGCTGGTTGACGACAAGTTCGAGTTGTTGGCCGCTCTGGACTTTGAAACGCCAGCGGCGCAAAAAGTGATGAGCGAAATTTTGAGCCTTGTCGTGCGCCATCACGACATCTCTGCCAATGACCTCAAATCGGCTCTGGGCATCCGCGGACACGGGCCTGCGCTGGAGCGGATGAGTGATTTGCTCAACCGTCAGGGCGTCTGGCAGATCGGCGCCGAGATCGCCCTTGTTGATGCCGAGACCGGATTGAGTCACGCGCTGGCCTTGCATAACAAGAAAGTTCAGCTAAATAAGGAACTCAAGGCAGCCGAAGCGGCGCTGGGCGAAGACCCGAGCGAAGAAACCTTTGAAAGGCTGCGGGACATCAAGAACCAGATTACCACTGTCGATGGCACCGAGGCATTGATCGAAGGATTTGGTTCGTTATCTGGACGCGCGACTCGCAGTTTTTAGGGATTTTTCCCTAAGGTCTGTGCGTACGCGCGATTTTGCGTATGACGATATGCGAAACTTTCCAGCCGACGAACCGATAGCAGCTTCAGGCGTTAACACCTGAGTTACCGTTCCTTTACCTTGCTTTGAGGTGTCACCACTTAAAGCCTTATTCGGGCCCGGGCGCACGGGAACCGA from Devosia sp. 2618 carries:
- a CDS encoding YihY/virulence factor BrkB family protein; protein product: MTDTLAPPLTQSSPRSLRRRWRRVVWRTTKAMARMDTSMRCAGVAYFGFLSLFPAVATIVLLFGLFANAGFLADIVDRLEGLIPQPALELLAGQMSALINQPRAGLGFGLLLSFVIAVWSGSRGVAALIFATSQTRAEPEKRGIVAAVGVSIVTTLVAGLGMIVVLTLVALIPAYFASLPWLGASQVPILLLRWPLLLILGVLGIAAFYRFAPDRKAKRARWIWPGAMVASLLWLATCAIFSFYVESLGNFEATFGSLATAIVLLLWMYNSALIVVLGATINAELERETLAERAAAA
- the dnaG gene encoding DNA primase; the protein is MRFSDQFLDEIRQRLPITQVVGEHVLWDKRKSQPAKGDMWACCPFHGEKSPSFHADDRRGIYHCFGCGVSGDHFRFLTEKAGMSFPEAVEKLAGMAGVPMPARDERQEKREAERKSLIDVMELATKYFEAALQHNIGARARGYLLERGVSSQSQTRFRIGFAPDSRNGLKEHLAQNGVSAQDMIDTGLVASREGDALTYDRFRNRVMFPITDFRGRVIAFGGRAMSADVPAKYLNSPETELFHKRQTLYNGQTARQAARDGSTVVVVEGYLDVIAAVSAGFEGTVAPLGTALTEEHLQLLWRMSPDPVLCFDGDKAGIKAAERTADIVMPHLKPGFTVRIATLPEGQDPDDLIKAQGRGAFADVIDRARSLSDVIWSMETGGLVPETPEARAALQARLRERANSIQDSSVRFHYSQAFDEKLRAFLAPVRQNRFEPRGGQPRYGQSGAYGYPSRGTPRLVVSDTLRNSRLLKPGTMADATPREATIITSLVNHPALVDDKFELLAALDFETPAAQKVMSEILSLVVRHHDISANDLKSALGIRGHGPALERMSDLLNRQGVWQIGAEIALVDAETGLSHALALHNKKVQLNKELKAAEAALGEDPSEETFERLRDIKNQITTVDGTEALIEGFGSLSGRATRSF
- a CDS encoding GatB/YqeY domain-containing protein, translated to MREQFSEELKTALKARDQRRTATLRAITAAVKDKDIAIRQENRGPATNEEILAIVQKMVKQREESFAIYAQAGRADLATVEKEEIDILNEFLPKGLSDEEVDAAIAAAIVSSGAEGPKDMGKVIAQLKIDYPGRIDFGKASGKVRAALAG
- a CDS encoding GGDEF domain-containing protein, which produces MIDNASLVFALAFATAAMMLTLFISWLNARQDSYLRSWAAGMALVIVYLAAFGMLGDRYDTIVQLSTFSMLVAGMALIYVGTCQFRTGIISTGWSLGLGTASVASVAIPLIFGYSGIGTMTLNLWCGIFMLLSGREYWLGRKEAPLPLILGSAIFVLTSLSFFACCIVLLIEGHLVLTEPPSNWAEQVNSIMAIIGVTCLGALSITMGQSRATRRHRDEALTDSMTGLLNRRALFDRFDGNELSSGIAVLMFDIDHFKQINDRQGHAGGDAVIRHFALILLQNLRPEDIVARIGGEEFCAILPAANIDYAKSVAESVRADLEASPAVTASQIILATVSVGVATSGAGESFSSVLNRADDGLYKAKGSGRNRVAATPMRLIA
- the carA gene encoding glutamine-hydrolyzing carbamoyl-phosphate synthase small subunit, with protein sequence MTGWQQSPATAVLILADGTRLEGRGIGAVGHAAGEVCFNTAMTGYQEVLTDPSYAGQIITFTFPHIGNVGANDEDIETVNMAALSGVRGVVLKADITNPSNYRSIEKLDAWLKKRNIVGIAGVDTRALTALIRENGMPNGVVAHEPTGQFDEASIKAELNAFPGLEGLDLAKEVTTAQTYHWDQTGWVWNEGYGTLDKPEFHIVAIDYGAKRNILRCLADQGAKVTVVPATATAEDVLSHNPDGIFLSNGPGDPAATGKYAVPTIQKLMNTGKPVFGICLGHQLLGLALGGTTSKMHQGHHGANHPVKDLTTGKVEITSMNHGFAVDKASLPAGVTETHISLFDNSNAGLSVDGKPIFSVQYHPEASPGPRDSHYLFTRFMNHVRAQKGLEQKPEYVAPTAA
- a CDS encoding neutral zinc metallopeptidase → MKWRGREQSSNIDDRRGQSGGSRGGFGGSPFGRGGGGIRLPTGGGGGSRGGIGGLIGIVVVLGIIWVATGQNPLDILTNGGTTSTQTSSSSSSQVPTTGDQADLRSFVGVVVKETEDLWTEVFAQQNQDYPEPKVVLFTNAVNTACGAADASTGPFYCPGDRQVYIDLSFYDQLRDEFGAPGDFAQAYVLAHEIGHHVQNITGVLPEFNRRRQSMSTEQANAYSVRVELQADCYAGVWANYAGQEDLLDNGDIEEALNAAEQIGDDTLQKRMQGFAVPKTFNHGTSAQRKTWFERGYANGNPGDCDTFSGNV
- a CDS encoding MFS transporter translates to MSLPLLALFLAAFAFGTAEFVIAGVLPEVADGLGVTIPVAGYLITGYAIGIAIGGPLLAVATKKLTRKTLILLLGGVFTFGQALCALAPSFELLMWARVLVSVVHGTYFGIAAIVAVNLVPADKRGFAVALILSGLTVSNILGVPGGTAIGNAFGWRATFWAVGALGLVATLAIALFLPAKTGQSSTGGSFLREFKALGRQQIVTSLIIVILVMIGQYSLFTYIAPLLREVTLLDTNIVPWVLLLYGVGSTIGVFIGGRLADWKLMPSLIVILTTQAVAFALLYLASPYPMIMAVVVVFWGGVNFAFGSPVQSRVLAWAGDAPNLASALIPTGFNVGIAIGAVLGANLLENGFGYRELPLIGTAALIIAVFVAIWSYWQELRSPAPLPRPAQ
- a CDS encoding DUF308 domain-containing protein, translated to MTVSAETKQRVALATALRGVLMLLAGIYAIIWPAEALTVLVLAGGILLIVDGALGLWSLTFGGGKSGNYWFDVVSNALSLILGILILISPLLATIFTVAFMASLVGIAALVVGVMQIVVITREREHYARIWPVVLSGVSYILLGLVFLFFPLLSATIAVIMGGVLLVFFSFGLFGWAWRLYQRSKVA